The following are from one region of the Mesorhizobium sp. B4-1-4 genome:
- a CDS encoding LysR family transcriptional regulator: MAALRNPAAVSNGHSEKPGDGETLLRSGLSLRHMRMIVALDDHGRVSAAAQVMNISQPAASRMIGEMEAVLEVKLCERLPRGITLTPYGKALARRARSILLEMREVDREIAELKAGKGGSVFLGAVTAPAIELAVPAIREIRRIYPRIEITMQVETSNVLARELIATRHDFIIARIPDDLNPRLFESRVIGVEKACLIVRRGHPLTRGSVVRLEDTAAYDWVFQSGGSPLRQAMESNFLNRNIALPDRILNTSSLLLTLVMVAQSDAIAPVSVQVAKFIQNPDGLAGAIDVVQTEFDIEVRPYSLITVKNRVLSPAAKMLHDFILREVG; encoded by the coding sequence ATGGCGGCGCTGCGAAATCCGGCTGCGGTTTCAAACGGTCACAGTGAAAAGCCAGGCGATGGCGAAACCTTGCTGCGCAGTGGGCTCAGCCTGCGTCACATGCGCATGATCGTCGCGCTCGACGATCATGGCCGGGTGAGTGCCGCCGCGCAGGTGATGAACATTTCGCAGCCGGCGGCGTCACGCATGATCGGCGAGATGGAGGCGGTGCTGGAGGTCAAGTTGTGCGAAAGGCTGCCGCGCGGCATCACGCTGACGCCCTACGGCAAGGCGCTGGCACGGCGTGCGCGTTCGATCCTGCTGGAAATGCGCGAGGTCGATCGCGAGATCGCCGAGCTCAAGGCGGGCAAGGGCGGTTCGGTGTTCCTGGGTGCCGTGACAGCGCCGGCTATCGAACTGGCGGTCCCGGCGATCCGCGAAATCCGCCGCATCTATCCACGCATAGAGATCACCATGCAGGTGGAAACCTCCAATGTGCTGGCGCGCGAGCTGATTGCCACGCGCCATGATTTCATCATCGCGCGCATTCCCGACGACCTTAACCCGAGACTGTTCGAATCCCGTGTCATCGGCGTCGAGAAAGCTTGCCTGATCGTGCGCCGCGGGCATCCGCTCACCCGGGGCAGCGTGGTGCGGCTGGAAGATACCGCCGCCTATGACTGGGTCTTCCAATCGGGCGGCTCGCCCTTGCGCCAGGCGATGGAGAGTAATTTCCTGAACCGCAACATCGCGCTGCCGGACAGGATCCTCAACACCAGTTCTCTGCTTCTGACGCTGGTCATGGTCGCCCAATCCGACGCCATCGCACCGGTTTCGGTCCAGGTGGCGAAATTCATCCAGAATCCCGACGGACTGGCCGGTGCCATCGACGTTGTCCAGACCGAATTCGACATCGAGGTGAGGCCTTACAGCCTGATCACGGTCAAGAACCGGGTGTTGTCGCCGGCCGCCAAGATGCTGCACGATTTCATCCTGCGCGAAGTGGGATGA
- a CDS encoding protamine-2 (modular protein), with amino-acid sequence MINLEEGSMERRLFLTGMLGAAGVVAFASVAGPGRAIAGIPQGNGILDELDKPDPAVFEGDDEVELEQVSHRRWHRYGEWRHDRRWRRRHGRRRVWRRVCRRTWRHGRRHVRCWRERVWARVWL; translated from the coding sequence ATGATCAACTTGGAAGAGGGTTCGATGGAACGTCGGTTGTTTCTTACTGGAATGCTTGGCGCCGCGGGGGTGGTGGCCTTTGCGAGTGTGGCCGGACCCGGCCGCGCGATTGCCGGTATCCCGCAGGGCAACGGGATTCTCGATGAGCTCGACAAGCCGGATCCGGCTGTCTTCGAAGGGGATGACGAGGTCGAACTGGAGCAGGTCTCGCATCGTCGCTGGCATCGCTACGGCGAATGGCGTCATGATCGCCGCTGGCGCCGCCGCCATGGGCGCCGCCGTGTCTGGCGCAGGGTTTGCCGCCGGACCTGGCGTCACGGCCGGCGCCACGTGCGCTGCTGGCGCGAGCGCGTATGGGCCAGGGTCTGGCTGTAA
- a CDS encoding Stf0 family sulfotransferase, with the protein MKGVAILTEARSGSEWLGSLANSTGLFGKSAEWLDTANLGCKPKSFDELMSAVIDRGGTANGRFAVKLFPRHLHWSQAKYGADFLAECLRRHAMGLVLLERRDRLRQAISYCRAKASGRWRSTDGADLVPQYDFAGICQAYFLIEQSYAFWEAYLRMTDLPYDHFFYEDLLDDPRPYVASVARQLSIEMPNREFKTNLRLQRDNHTEDWAERFQNDVKSQGLLAHLPKRVAPRNINNLARFLLKKQMRIGQA; encoded by the coding sequence ATGAAAGGCGTGGCGATACTGACGGAGGCCCGTAGCGGCTCCGAATGGCTTGGCAGCCTGGCAAACAGCACGGGATTGTTCGGCAAGTCGGCAGAATGGCTTGATACGGCCAATCTGGGATGCAAGCCGAAATCCTTCGACGAACTCATGTCCGCGGTGATCGATCGCGGCGGGACGGCAAATGGCAGGTTCGCCGTAAAGCTGTTTCCCCGGCACCTTCACTGGTCGCAGGCGAAATATGGAGCCGACTTCCTTGCGGAATGCCTCCGACGCCATGCCATGGGTTTGGTCCTGCTGGAGCGGCGGGATCGCCTTCGCCAAGCGATTTCCTATTGCCGGGCAAAGGCCTCAGGCCGTTGGAGAAGCACGGACGGCGCGGATTTGGTTCCGCAATATGACTTCGCCGGTATCTGCCAGGCCTATTTCCTGATCGAACAGAGCTATGCCTTCTGGGAAGCCTACCTGCGCATGACGGACCTGCCCTACGATCATTTCTTTTACGAAGACCTGTTGGACGACCCCCGCCCTTATGTGGCATCGGTGGCCCGGCAATTGTCGATTGAAATGCCGAACCGCGAGTTCAAGACGAATTTGCGGCTGCAGCGGGACAATCACACCGAGGACTGGGCAGAGCGATTTCAAAACGACGTCAAATCCCAGGGCCTGCTGGCACATCTCCCCAAAAGGGTGGCGCCGCGAAATATCAACAACCTCGCCCGGTTCCTTCTCAAGAAGCAGATGCGAATTGGCCAGGCCTGA
- a CDS encoding substrate-binding domain-containing protein yields the protein MEKRTFLKGGAIALALGAVGMPKTSLAAGGKTIGISIPAATHGWTGGLNFQTKRTVEQMKKAFPDIEFVVAAANDASKQVNDVEDLVARGIDALVILPFESEPLTEPVKQAKAKGVFITTVDRGLSEEGIEDLYVGGNNPQYGVIAGHYFKKKFPDGAKIVVMRGIPTTIDNVRIDAFKKELGGSKVQILDMQFANWNPDKGFEVMQDFLQKYDAIDGVWAGDDDAALGAMEAIKQANRPKQIVVLGGSGMNKVVKMVKDGGGAVDADIFYPPTLIIPAIELTTMRTATQAPIRGRYILDSPLITKDNAEEFYFPDSPY from the coding sequence GAAGAGAACTTTCCTAAAGGGCGGAGCGATCGCGCTCGCGCTCGGCGCCGTAGGCATGCCGAAAACTTCCTTGGCAGCGGGCGGTAAGACGATCGGCATTTCCATTCCGGCGGCAACCCATGGCTGGACCGGCGGTCTCAACTTCCAGACCAAGCGTACCGTCGAACAGATGAAAAAGGCCTTCCCTGACATCGAGTTCGTGGTCGCTGCCGCCAACGACGCTTCCAAGCAGGTCAACGACGTCGAGGATCTCGTCGCGCGAGGCATCGACGCGCTGGTGATCCTGCCGTTTGAATCCGAGCCCCTGACCGAACCGGTGAAGCAGGCCAAGGCCAAAGGCGTGTTCATAACGACCGTCGATCGCGGCTTGTCGGAGGAAGGCATCGAGGACCTCTATGTCGGCGGCAACAACCCGCAATACGGCGTGATCGCGGGGCATTACTTCAAGAAGAAGTTTCCCGATGGTGCCAAGATCGTCGTCATGAGGGGCATTCCAACCACGATCGACAATGTCCGCATCGATGCCTTCAAAAAGGAGTTGGGGGGCTCGAAGGTCCAGATTCTCGACATGCAGTTCGCCAACTGGAATCCGGACAAGGGTTTCGAGGTGATGCAGGACTTCCTGCAGAAATATGACGCCATCGACGGCGTGTGGGCGGGCGACGACGATGCCGCGCTCGGCGCCATGGAGGCAATCAAGCAGGCCAATAGGCCGAAACAGATCGTAGTTTTGGGCGGTTCCGGCATGAACAAAGTTGTCAAGATGGTCAAGGACGGCGGCGGCGCCGTCGACGCCGACATTTTCTATCCGCCAACCCTGATCATCCCGGCGATCGAGCTTACTACCATGCGCACCGCGACGCAGGCGCCGATTCGGGGGCGCTACATCCTGGACAGCCCCTTGATCACCAAGGACAACGCGGAAGAATTCTATTTTCCCGATTCGCCGTACTGA